From a region of the Acanthochromis polyacanthus isolate Apoly-LR-REF ecotype Palm Island chromosome 3, KAUST_Apoly_ChrSc, whole genome shotgun sequence genome:
- the zgc:174863 gene encoding uncharacterized protein zgc:174863 isoform X2 produces MASSGTTFFILIAVWVAAGNAKNPFVKIECNTKNGEYGHQSLLECVVKTTREVEGAVIRIVTWTKEGAEQPLLFFNRGKLQQEPGYRFAEPSWNDNNMNISLLIAETKVADDGDYTCMVITDSGDDSSLTSLNVKATYRDPTVHSIPEKISEDANNDLICNADGGYPKGQLRWFDEHNEEWTKSAEMDVRKTDNGLFQLSSTLTLLKGSRFSKYTCVVFNATGGKEGSTTFEMPPISGGLGASGGLNHSSKIVAPVIVIGSLIVGLLLALLIYRRRSRSDHQRGRAEEFDAEQGHLQKTEGEDSQP; encoded by the exons ATGGCCTCCAGTGGAACCACCTTCTTTATTCTCATTGCCGTCTGGGTCGCTGCAGGAAATGCAAAGAATC CTTTTGTAAAAATAGAATGCAACACAAAAAACGGAGAATATGGCCATCAGTCACTGCTGGAGTGTGTTGTCAAAACCACAAGAGAAGTAGAAGGTGCAGTAATCCGGATTGTGACTTGGACGAAAGAGGGAGCTGAGCAACCCTTGCTGTTTTTTAACAGAGGGAAACTCCAGCAGGAGCCAGGCTATAGATTTGCTGAACCATCCTGGAATGACAACAACATGAACATATCCCTGCTCATTGCCGAAACTAAGGTGGCAGACGATGGAGATTATACATGCATGGTGATCACAGACAGCGGCGATGACAGCAGCCTCACTAGCCTCAACGTCAAAG CCACATACAGAGACCCAACTGTACACTCCATTCCTGAGAAAATATCCGAAGATGCAAATAACGACCTGATTTGTAACGCTGATGGTGGCTACCCGAAAGGTCAGCTTCGCTGGTTTGACGAACACAATGAGGAGTGGACAAAGAGCGCAGAAATGGACGTGAGAAAGACCGACAATGGCCTGTTTCAGCTCTCAAGCACGCTGACTTTGCTGAAAGGATCCCGTTTCTCCAAGTATACCTGTGTCGTGTTCAATGCCACTGGAGGCAAAGAGGGTTCGACCACATTCGAAATGCCACCGATTTCTGGAG ggcTTGGGGCCAGCGGAGGGTTGAATCACTCCTCCAAAATAGTCGCTCCTGTGATTGTCATTGGATCACTGATCGTGGGATTGCTGTTGGCATTGTTGATTTATAGAAGACGATCTCGAA GTGATCATCAACGGGGCCGTGCAGAAGAATTTGATGCTGAGCAAG GTCATCTTCAGAAAACAGAAGGTGAAGACAGCCAGCCCTGA
- the zgc:174863 gene encoding uncharacterized protein zgc:174863 isoform X1: MASSGTTFFILIAVWVAAGNAKNPFVKIECNTKNGEYGHQSLLECVVKTTREVEGAVIRIVTWTKEGAEQPLLFFNRGKLQQEPGYRFAEPSWNDNNMNISLLIAETKVADDGDYTCMVITDSGDDSSLTSLNVKATYRDPTVHSIPEKISEDANNDLICNADGGYPKGQLRWFDEHNEEWTKSAEMDVRKTDNGLFQLSSTLTLLKGSRFSKYTCVVFNATGGKEGSTTFEMPPISGGLGASGGLNHSSKIVAPVIVIGSLIVGLLLALLIYRRRSRNARRPSTAPLMGDHQRGRAEEFDAEQGHLQKTEGEDSQP; this comes from the exons ATGGCCTCCAGTGGAACCACCTTCTTTATTCTCATTGCCGTCTGGGTCGCTGCAGGAAATGCAAAGAATC CTTTTGTAAAAATAGAATGCAACACAAAAAACGGAGAATATGGCCATCAGTCACTGCTGGAGTGTGTTGTCAAAACCACAAGAGAAGTAGAAGGTGCAGTAATCCGGATTGTGACTTGGACGAAAGAGGGAGCTGAGCAACCCTTGCTGTTTTTTAACAGAGGGAAACTCCAGCAGGAGCCAGGCTATAGATTTGCTGAACCATCCTGGAATGACAACAACATGAACATATCCCTGCTCATTGCCGAAACTAAGGTGGCAGACGATGGAGATTATACATGCATGGTGATCACAGACAGCGGCGATGACAGCAGCCTCACTAGCCTCAACGTCAAAG CCACATACAGAGACCCAACTGTACACTCCATTCCTGAGAAAATATCCGAAGATGCAAATAACGACCTGATTTGTAACGCTGATGGTGGCTACCCGAAAGGTCAGCTTCGCTGGTTTGACGAACACAATGAGGAGTGGACAAAGAGCGCAGAAATGGACGTGAGAAAGACCGACAATGGCCTGTTTCAGCTCTCAAGCACGCTGACTTTGCTGAAAGGATCCCGTTTCTCCAAGTATACCTGTGTCGTGTTCAATGCCACTGGAGGCAAAGAGGGTTCGACCACATTCGAAATGCCACCGATTTCTGGAG ggcTTGGGGCCAGCGGAGGGTTGAATCACTCCTCCAAAATAGTCGCTCCTGTGATTGTCATTGGATCACTGATCGTGGGATTGCTGTTGGCATTGTTGATTTATAGAAGACGATCTCGAA ACGCCCGGAGGCCCTCTACTGCACCCCTTATGG GTGATCATCAACGGGGCCGTGCAGAAGAATTTGATGCTGAGCAAG GTCATCTTCAGAAAACAGAAGGTGAAGACAGCCAGCCCTGA